The genome window CCGCGCTGGCGGTGATCCCCGCCGGGCTCGGGCTGAAGCTGGCGCTGGGCGGACAGGCCAGCACCGAGGCCTCGATGGAAATCTACATGGGACGCACCGGCCTATCGCTGCAGATCGGGCGACAGGCGACGCGGCAGCTGCAGGCCGCGGCGGGAATCAGCGCCGGTTTGCTGCTGCCGGGTACCGACGCCGCGCCGGTGGTACTGGGCGGAACCGCCGAATGGCGCTTGAAGATGGAGTCGAGTCTAGAGAATGGCGTGCAGATCCGCGTGCCGCGGCGCGGCAAAGGCCACGAACTTGAGCAGCGCGCGCAATTCCTGGCCATGTTCGAGCATCTGTTGCGCATGGCCGGCGAACCCGACAGCGACGGCGTGCCGCTTGCGCAACGCGACCTGCTGGGAGCGTTGCTGGCAGAGCATCCCAGCATCACCGTCGGTGTGATCGACGGTGCCCAGCGCACCGCGTCGAGCACCGAATCCAGCATCGCGGCAACCGCCGGCGTGCGCGTGGGGGAGATGGACGGTCGGCCACGGCGCGTCACGCTCGGCGCGTCTGTGGGCGTCAAGGCGCGCCGCGAGAGCGCCAGCTCGCAGACCCCGATCGCCGGCTACATGAACATGCTGCTGAAGGATTCGACGGCGCAGTCCAGGGTCGAGATGGCCGCGCGCGCTTCGGCCAGTGTGGTGGCCCAGCAGTGGCATCGCCCCGCCGTGGCGGATGCCGCACCCACGCCGTTGGCGCGGCTGTCCACCGGCACGCTCGAGCTGGGTTTCAGCAAGGAACTGCATTCGGCCGGCAGCACCACGTTCACCACGCTGTGGATGTTCAACAACGAAATCGATCCGGTGCGCACCGACCGCGGGTTCGAGTTCCAGAGCTTCGCCCAGTTCGAACACGACGTGCGCCGCAACTGGCCGCTATGGACCAATTACGGGGTCGCCAAGCTGCGCGGCAAGGTGGACGAACAGCGCCTTTATCTGGTGGCCGAGCGTCAGCTGGAAGACTTCATGGACCGAGTCCGCGTGCATATGCGCGACAACCGCTTCGCCTCGCTGATCGTGGACTGGGTGTTGCAGACCGAGGCCGCGCCGCGCCTGGACGCGCTGCGCGCGCAGAGCCAGCTGTTGCGGATGGCCGGGCGCGAGGCGGAGGCGGCGCAGGCCGAGCGCGACTTCGACGCGCTGCTGAGCCAGCCGGCGATATGGGAACCCACCATTTTGATCCTGCGCGAGAAGGGCAAGCGCCAGCGCGAGCGCGGCATCGACTTCTTCGTCAAACGCCAGACCAACCAGTTGGCCGAGGCGATGCGCACGGTCGGCCAATGGACGCCTTACGAACCGGTGCCGTGAAAGCGCCGACCCGGCGCCGGCAGATCTGCCCTGGCCGAACCCAGGCCGGTTCGGCGCCTCAGCGGTCGCCGACTACGTCCACGTCCTTGTCCGGCACGTAGCGGAAGGTGCCGGCGGCGAAGGCCGGATTGCGCTTCCAGCCAGTGAAGCTGATCTCGGTACGCTGGCCGACCGCATCGACCACTTCCATCCGTGCCAGGCCGCCGGCGTCGAAGCCGAGCTTGGCGATCTGGAAGCTGGCCTCGGTGTCCACCTTCGGCGTCATCGACAGCCACTGCAGGCCGTCCCGCGCCACGGCTTCCTCGCTGACGTCGTACTGGCGGTCCAGCTTGCCCGGGTCGATCAGCGCGGTCAGCGGGCTGTTCTGCTCCTCGGCGCCCTGGGTGCGCATCGTGGCCTGCTTCAGGTCAGGATCGTAGACCCAGACCTTGGCGCCGTCGGCGACGATCAATTGCGTATAGGGCTTGTGGTATTCCCAGCGGAACAGGCGCGGCGCCGACAACGCGACGCGGCCGCTGGTGGTTTCCTTCAGCGCGCCCTTGCCGTCGTAGACCTTCTGCGCGAACTGGCCATCCAGGCCCTTGAGCCCGCGGGTGAAGGTGTTCAGGTCGTCGCGCGCGCCGGCGAAGGCGCTGCCGGCCAGCAGCGCGCTGGCAAAGAGGGTGTAACGGAGTATGGAAAGCATGCGGACGGCGTTCCGGATGGAGTGTGGGAAGTGTGACGCGTTCAAGCTGAATAGGCGATCAGAGGCAAGCGCGCTCACTGTCCGGTCTGCATGCGGCCGAGATCGCCGTACAGGATCTGCCCACGGAAACCGCGCCGCACCTGCTGGTATAGCTCGCGGAACGCCGCGTAGTCCTGCGGCTGGCACAGCGCCTGCGGGCCATGCACAGCGCGTCGGTGCAGCGTATGCGTGGCGACCACGGTCTGGCCGTCGCGCACCCAGGTCGCGGCGTATTCGCCGGCGGCGTTGCCGAAGCGGGTGTCGGCGGGGATGGCGATGATCGGCACGCTGTCCGGGAAGGTCAGCCGGTAGGTTTCGCTGCGCGCGTTGTCATTGCAGTAGAACGGGGTCAGGTTGTGCTCGGCCGAGGTGGTGGCGTAGACCCCACGCACCGAGTCGGCGCCGGGCATCTGCGGCAGGGTCATGCCACCGACCACGCCGAAGTCGACGTAGTCGCTGGCGCGGAACCGGTAGGCATAGCCGAACGGCCGGCTCAGGTCCTGCGGCGCGCCACTCAGTTCCAGCTCGCCGCTGCCGTCGAAGCCGGACGCGGCCAGGATCGATTCCTCGATACGGGTGCGGTTCTGCGTATTCAGCTGCACGAACATGGTGCGCAGGCCGATCTCGCCGATCTGGCCGCTATCGAGTTTGGTCATGCCGCGCAGGCTGCCGTCGGCGGCGAAGCGGT of Xanthomonas translucens pv. cerealis contains these proteins:
- the lolA gene encoding outer membrane lipoprotein chaperone LolA, giving the protein MLSILRYTLFASALLAGSAFAGARDDLNTFTRGLKGLDGQFAQKVYDGKGALKETTSGRVALSAPRLFRWEYHKPYTQLIVADGAKVWVYDPDLKQATMRTQGAEEQNSPLTALIDPGKLDRQYDVSEEAVARDGLQWLSMTPKVDTEASFQIAKLGFDAGGLARMEVVDAVGQRTEISFTGWKRNPAFAAGTFRYVPDKDVDVVGDR